The proteins below are encoded in one region of Salmo salar chromosome ssa02, Ssal_v3.1, whole genome shotgun sequence:
- the cited4b gene encoding cbp/p300-interacting transactivator 4b, translating to MADHLMMPMNHSSVGGGLHGYRMGMNGGLQAGHQQHVVPQPGIRALPNGQMMHYGGGPQQQATMEVAMRQRQGMVGPVNGQLNGAQMGHHQMTSGNIMYNNGQAQQQHHPQHHHMSQQQQVQQHPQQQQQYMNGGLTSQQLMASMHLQKLNTQYHGHPLGPMNSNHMGNGAAQYRIGPAQLANMQQMAGPALALNGMDADMIDEEVLTSLVMELGLDRVQELPELFLGQNEFDFISDFVSKQLPSTVSC from the coding sequence ATGGCGGATCATCTAATGATGCCCATGAACCACAGCTCTGTGGGTGGGGGCCTCCACGGCTACAGAATGGGCATGAACGGAGGCCTGCAGGCAGGCCACCAGCAGCACGTAGTGCCTCAGCCTGGCATCCGAGCCCTGCCCAATGGCCAGATGATGCACTACGGCGGGGGACCTCAGCAGCAGGCCACTATGGAGGTGGCCATGAGGCAGCGGCAGGGCATGGTGGGGCCCGTGAACGGACAGCTCAACGGGGCTCAGATGGGCCACCACCAGATGACGTCTGGTAACATAATGTACAACAACGGGCAGGCCCAGCAGCAACACCACCCCCAGCACCATCACATGAGCCAGCAACAGCAGGTCCAGCAGCACCCGCAGCAACAACAgcagtatatgaatggtggtctCACGTCCCAGCAGCTCATGGCCAGCATGCATCTGCAAAAACTCAACACCCAGTATCACGGACATCCACTGGGGCCCATGAACAGCAACCACATGGGCAACGGGGCAGCCCAGTACCGCATTGGCCCGGCCCAGCTGGCTAACATGCAGCAGATGGCCGGGCCAGCACTGGCCTTGAATGGCATGGACGCAGACATGATTGACGAGGAGGTTTTGACGTCCCTGGTCATGGAGCTGGGCCTGGACCGCGTTCAGGAGCTGCCCGAACTCTTCCTGGGCCAGAACGAGTTTGACTTCATCTCAGACTTTGTGAGCAAACAGCTGCCCAGCACCGTCAGCTGCTGA